The sequence CAATCTTGTGCCAGCTTTCACTTTCATCCTCGCCATCATTTTCAGGTCCCTCCACCACCGCCCCCCTCCCAGTCATTTACTATTTTACCCTCCACTGATAAAAATCGAGTGACCTAATTTTTGATGTTGCTTTCTGTATAAAAAGTTGAAGTGACCAGAGACATACGTTACTTTTGGAATTATGATAAGGGAGGACGTGTGCCCACCACACTACCCCTGTTTGAACTTTTTCCTActtttattttctctctctcaagtGGGCAGACACACCATGAGATCCGGATCCTCGCCGCATACTTACAGCGGCGATTTTGAGAATTTGTGAATTATGATCATTCATCGAATattgtgcggtcagaaattattttaaattttttatttaaaattaaacacaaacagtacctgataaaaactgaccgcacgttGTACGATAAACGAATACGATTCATAGATTTACAGGATTCTCATAAAGATGATTaagagaggatcctgttggatTGTTGGTTGTGACTTGGGCTTCTAGTTTTCTTATATGGTAAATGGAAATTTTGGGCGGCATTACATTGGTACCTGATATTATTAGTAAACGACTTACTTACTTATACTTTTCAGGACATTACAATGACATTTTGGACTAATAATATTATGCAATtataaatatattatgatgacaGACTGCACATTGCATGTTAGTTTCTCCTCATTTTATTAATCCAAGTGTTAATATAAATGAATGACAAGGTTAATATTTCACAGACCTAGAGTATGGTATTAATAAAATATACAAGTGACAATATGAATGGATATGTGACAACACATGACGGTATGACGGtcaatttacattttttttttgtgtgaaaaacaTGCGAAATAGGCCTATTGTTGGACTCTAACTTTCAGAGTCCTACCATACATCAATGTATATACATTACCATTTAAGTGATTCATTTGTTAAATTCCCTAAACTTCTTCAGCTCACATTTAATAGTTGAATTCAGTCATTGATGTCTTTTACCATGACAATGATTAACAACtaacttttgtttttctctctccttttaCCAACCAAAGGTTGGAAAGTGCAGCTCTAAGAAAGAGAAGCAGTCAAGCAAAAATCTTGGGTACAGTAGTTTCACTTGCAGGTGCATTTGTGGTGACTCTCTACAAGGGCCCTCCAATTGTGTTTGCTAATCAGTCACAATCCCTTTCACTCCACCAGCCTCTTCTAAACTCTACACCAACAAACCCAAATTGGATAGTTGGTGGCCTTCTGCTAACGGCTGAGTACATATTGGTACCACTTTGGTACATTGTTCAGGTAAATATACAATCGTTCAGTTTCCcaccttaaaccctaaaccctaatcttaCTAAATCCTTCAGCTTCCGGCTTATCGTGATCTTTAATTATAAAGTAGTAATACTTTCACAGGCACAAATCATGAAAGAGTACCCGAATGAGTTAACCGTGATCTTCTTCTACAATGTATGTGTGGTTGCCGTATCTGCAGCGGTTGCTTTGATAACAGAACCGAATTCCAGCGCTTGGAAGTTGCGACCTGATATTGCATTGCTCTCCGTACTCTGCTCAGTAAGACACTAATTGTATGGTAAAAAAAACAGTGCCTATCTAATGTGACTAGTACACCTTAATCGTATCGATTTTTCTGTGTCTAGGGGCTATTTGGGTCATTTTTGAACAATGCTGTTCACACATGGGTGTTGCGCTTGAAGGGACCTGTCTTTGTGACAATGTTCAAGCCTTTGTCCATGGCCATTGCCGTTGCCATGGGCGTTGCTTTCCTCCGTGACACTCTTCATCTCGGAAGGTTAGAAAGCATAACtaacctcttttttttctttcagaggGGTTGTTGACACTCTAATATAGTCATCGTGCATTCCTCTCTTCTTTATCTTTTTCCGCTAACGAAAGTGCAACTTAATAAGTCTTgattttttgcattttttcaGCCTAGTTGGAGCAACAATAATATCTATTGGGTTTTATACTGTACTGTGGGGAAAAACAAAGGAAGAGGCCGGTGAAGAATCTGTGCCTGCTAGCCTGGAATCCCCATCAACCACCCACAAGGCCCCTTTGTTGCAAAACTACAAAAACGAGAAGTAAATCAAAGATTTGcaaatgtgtgtatatatatatatatgtatgaaaGAGTGAAAAACAAGACGTTCGATTGACCATCGACGTCTATTTGCTTACTAGAAATCTtccatatgattgtttgtgTCTGGAGAATTAGCAGACATTGCAGAAGTTGTAGATGCAAATGAGGGAATGCCCACCTTCTCGAACACTGCTTATCTCCTTAAAAGTAAGAAGCATTCCACCATTAACTATCAGTCACAATTTGACACATACAGAATCACTTCACCAAAGCGCGGATAGCAAAATGTCGTACACGCTTCAATCTGTGATCGTCTTTTAATCTTTAACATATGTAATTAACTGTAGTATTGCTCTGTTCTACGGATTGTTTCCTGCATGTAAATCGATGTTTGTTCTTGACCGTATATGTGTGATGCATGATGCATGACAGTAGTGATGAGGAATGAGACCCTTAAGTTAAATAATCGACGACAATTGTTTATGGATGGAACTCAACGGCGATTTTCATTCTTGGAAGTCGCCTCATCTCGATGGACTCGATGTAACAACTAGCTCGAAATCAAGCTTTACAAGGTCATCCTAGACTTAGAGACTTGGAGAAGAGCTTGGGAGGGATCTGGACATGATTTGAGAGAGGATACTTTGAAGTTGTATGAAACTTTCTGATGTAATCtttatttcataaaaataattttacaaTCCGAAATATGCTATTGTACAAGTGACATTGTTTCCTTTTACCCTTAATATTGCATATTCTCCGACTAAAAGTAAAAGTAAAGAACTCATCCCGTAATCTCACTACTCCGAGATTTGGTCGGGATAAGTTTTATACACGGTTCCTATAAGAGCATCCTCAAAATCATTTGTGTAAAAAGCTAGAGGTGAAGTGATCTTCTGCATTCGCTCTTAACTTTTCTCTAAGATCGTATCTCTAAGGTCATCGGCCATAGAGTTTACTTCCTCTAAAGCATTCTCTTTAGTCTTAAGATCATCAGACATGGATGATGATATGCAATGTGTTGTGAGGATATCCAGCATCGCTGCCTTGGCAGCTTTTGTTTGTAGAACAACCATCTGTGAGGGAAGTATGCAATTCACAATTCagccaacaaaagaaaaatgcatAGGATGCATGCATATATTCATGTATTTGTGTGTGCGTGAGataaagaaacagaaaaagaCCTGATTGTATTCAAGGCCAAACTTTAGGTACTCATCATCACAATTCTCAACCATGATAGCCAAGCTCTTCAGATTCTTCACAGGCATATCATTGAAACTAAGAACCTGCACATTTCGCAGAATAATTTACACAAGTGTATCAGATGTTATATCACCGATTCTTTTCACTGTCATTTGCTGCATCAgataaagaaaggaaaaacgGAAAAGCTTAGTCTCTGACCTGATTGTTAACGATGTCCTCATATCCAATATTAATGTCAGCAACAAGTACCTAGCACAATTTTGCACAATGTTAgccataaaaatataaaatcaggGCAACAAGAACTTATGCTAATATGGAAAAGCATGAAAAAAATAGAATGCGAGAGAGAAACCTGAGAAACAACAACGAGCTGTTCATCAATAGACTGCGCCATTGCATGTAAATGCTTGTCCAACAGTTTAATTGGAACATCAAATATATTTCCAAACTGCAAATAAGTAGACACCGAGGTTAAGATTTAGCATGGTAAACAAATCTAATATGTTCACTTTACAATTTAACCTGGATGCATTAGGCAGAAACTAATAAACAAATAGATATTACAGTCTTAGAGAGAATGAgcacagaagagagagagaattggaaGTAAGGGCACACCTCAGAACGCAGATATGGAAGGGATACAGCTGTCAAAACAAATCCAGCAACGATATAATAGGAGGGAGGTTTTCCCTCAATGTGTGAAGGGATGAGCTCCTTGTGTTTTGCTAGTTTAATGCTAAACTCAAGTGTCTCTGAGTTACGAAGAACTTTTACTAGGGCATTGTCACCTATGTATTTTTCAGAGACAAGGTAACTGAAACCTATGCGCTCTCCATGCCTGAATGGAACTATAAAATTGATACAAACTGGTATTACTTCTGAATCATTTCATCTGCCACTCTTCTATACAGAGTAACCAACGGGTGCATGAGCGCAAAAGTGACTTGAAAACTAAGCAAACACACAAAGAGAAATTTTACCTGTGCCATCACTAGCAATGTTAACCCCATCAAAACTAAGAATAATATCAGATGGCTTTAGCAGTTGAGATTCTAGAGCTGTAGGTTCTAGCCTTCTAATTCGGATACCCTTTTGATCAGGTCTCATTCCCATTGACATACGAAGATCAGGATTCTCCATCTTTTGCCACTTAATCCCGAGAATTGGAAACCCTGTATATACGCCATTCTTCTCATAATCTTGAATAAAGTGCATAATAACTGGTACTGGTATAACGTAGCCTATATTTTCCGCATCTTCGTGTTTGAGGGACTGGAATGCAATTCCCACACATTCTCCCTTATCATTAAAGGCAGGCCCACCAGAGTTTCCAGAGTTGATTGCAGCATCTATCTGCAAAAAAGCATCCCAATTGACCGCAAAACACAAGTCAAGACTCGAAATCAGACATACAAAATTTCATTTTCATGTAAGAGACTATATAAGATAACCACCTGCATTCCCAGAAGCTCAGTAGAGCCATGGACATAAGGCAGTATCTCCATTCGCGACACAACTCCGCTTGTCACGGAGATTGTGTCGCCCCCAATCGGGTACCCAACAACAGTCACGGAATCTTGGAGTGCTGGTAAATCTCCAAACTCCACAGGTGAAATCCCTTCCCAGAACTCATCATCACTCACCGTAAGCATCGCTGAAAGTAAAGCATCAAACTTTAAATTGCAGCAAACTCAAAGAACAACTACGCAATTACAAATGCAAATGTAAAATCGTTGCATACAAAGAAGCATCACCAATTAACGAAAACCCGAAACTAAAATCGACAAAAAATGCAAACTTTAAACTGCATTCACCTCAAGAATTACATTGCAATTACAAAAGGCAAATGTAAAATTGTCTGCATACCGATATCGCATTCGGTTCCAATGGCCAACACGGTGGCCAAGTACTTGGTATCGGAGCCCCGTTTCTTGAGCTTGACCTGGGTATGGTGATCCACCGAATGCGCGTTGGTCAAAACCCTCCTGCCCCGAATCACAAACCCACTACTGCTGGAGCTGTACTGCTTCTTCCTCTGCCACGGAAGCGAGAAATTCGGCTCCGTGTGGACGCAGAACACCTTCACCACCGCGTCCATGGACGGGACAACTCTCCCCACCCTCTCCCACCTCGGCACCGTCATCAGCGGCTCCGAAACGACCGACAAATCGCTCCCACAAGTGCCGTTTTGGTCGGGGAGTCCGAAAGCCGATATCTTGATGGGCTCGGAGCTGAGGAGCCCGGTTGCGGGAGGGAGGGAAACGGCGTCGCTCACGGTGGCGGCGCTCGCGGGACTGATGTGTTGGATATGCATAGTGTTGGAACAAATGGTGGGTTATGTGTTTTGGGATTTTAGTCTTGATTATATAatgaaaaggctggaaaaggggtggtttgggtGGTTGGGTGGCGGTGGGTCGTCATAGAAAATGGGTTTTGTTCTTTTGGCCGACGGAGACTCGCTGGAGTCAACGGCGGCCTTCGTCGAAGCTGCGCCGTAAGAAAAACAGAGGGAGGAGTAGAGGACAAGAAAATGAAGGCGGACGGAAAAGCTTACGCGTCGCGGGAATTACATTACTGGGTTCACATAGCGGAAAGTGTTCAAGAGtgaacaaggattgtctgcctctCTCATGGTCACGATTAAATCAcatttatattactatttatttttatcttattatttttataaaaaataatataaaatattaacgtgatttaaccgtaatcatacaaaacaaaagaacatgGAAGAAcatacaatccttgtccttcAAGAGTCTTCAGACTCATGAGTTCGTTGGCCAACAGGGCCTAAACCTTACGACACGCTTCCGCTGTTAATATTCTAGTCTACGAGAGTTGACTGAATCCATATCCTCACCGAGATTCGTAAATTATatttgtttatcgtacatcatgcttgattagaaattattttaaatatttttattaaaaattaaatacaaatagtatCTGATAAAAACTGATATTATGTACAAATCTACATGATTCTTATCAGAAGAAGATCCTATTGGGATCTGGTACACCGATAAATTTGAATAATTTCTCAAATGTCGTAGTTTAGATTAAAGTAAATTAGAGTATCTTTCTTAAAGGTAGATGTgttgataaaaaattatttgtaaacTGCCATTGACccgttaaataattaaaattgacTCACTAAACTATTTTTTGACAATTTAGACTTTGAAATATTGATATAAGCCAAGTACTCAATCACTGTCAGATTTGATAAAATTTCATCTATTTTTTCGTCAAATACTGGAACGACTTTACCCTTAAAAGTGAATTACGTGTTGGTCAAGTGTCATTATTTGACGAAAAAgtggataaaatttcattgaattTGACAGTGAGGAGTTAATTGGTTAATTCAAATAGTTCAAGCGATTAACttacccaattctagggttcgtttgaaaaaaaaatgattaaaagcaattttagaaaaaaagtttgtattttaaaataacttcAAGTACTTTCCAAATATTTACTTGCaatttaattaagatttgattctaaaaatattttcaacaaaagctttcaattattttaaacgCATGAGCccctaaaattttgaaaagtgaAAACCCGTCCcatatgaaaacaaaaacaaagggaGGGAAGTCATCTGCAAATACTTGGAAAGCCGGTCATGATTCATGACACGAAACGACCAATGAATTGCTCCGAGCTTTTACTTTCCACGATGAAATGAAATATCTCCCTTCCTTTTACGAGTATTCTAAACTTAATCTATGGGGATAGCTCCTCTCTTAAGTCTTG is a genomic window of Malus domestica chromosome 09, GDT2T_hap1 containing:
- the LOC103411173 gene encoding WAT1-related protein At3g28050-like, encoding MAAVGRSFYSDVLPFTAMVTMECVNVGLNTLFKAATLNGMSYHVFVVYSYSIAAFVLIPAPFISHRSRVLPPLNFSIMSKVLLLGLIGSSSQIMGYTGINYSSPTLASAISNLVPAFTFILAIIFRLESAALRKRSSQAKILGTVVSLAGAFVVTLYKGPPIVFANQSQSLSLHQPLLNSTPTNPNWIVGGLLLTAEYILVPLWYIVQAQIMKEYPNELTVIFFYNVCVVAVSAAVALITEPNSSAWKLRPDIALLSVLCSGLFGSFLNNAVHTWVLRLKGPVFVTMFKPLSMAIAVAMGVAFLRDTLHLGSLVGATIISIGFYTVLWGKTKEEAGEESVPASLESPSTTHKAPLLQNYKNEK
- the LOC103411172 gene encoding protease Do-like 9, with the translated sequence MHIQHISPASAATVSDAVSLPPATGLLSSEPIKISAFGLPDQNGTCGSDLSVVSEPLMTVPRWERVGRVVPSMDAVVKVFCVHTEPNFSLPWQRKKQYSSSSSGFVIRGRRVLTNAHSVDHHTQVKLKKRGSDTKYLATVLAIGTECDIAMLTVSDDEFWEGISPVEFGDLPALQDSVTVVGYPIGGDTISVTSGVVSRMEILPYVHGSTELLGMQIDAAINSGNSGGPAFNDKGECVGIAFQSLKHEDAENIGYVIPVPVIMHFIQDYEKNGVYTGFPILGIKWQKMENPDLRMSMGMRPDQKGIRIRRLEPTALESQLLKPSDIILSFDGVNIASDGTVPFRHGERIGFSYLVSEKYIGDNALVKVLRNSETLEFSIKLAKHKELIPSHIEGKPPSYYIVAGFVLTAVSLPYLRSEFGNIFDVPIKLLDKHLHAMAQSIDEQLVVVSQVLVADINIGYEDIVNNQVLSFNDMPVKNLKSLAIMVENCDDEYLKFGLEYNQMVVLQTKAAKAAMLDILTTHCISSSMSDDLKTKENALEEVNSMADDLRDTILEKS